Below is a genomic region from Deinococcus koreensis.
CGCCAGCGGGGATCGAGCGAGTCCCGCCCGGTCAGCTGGTCGAAGCTCAGTCCCAGGATGGCCTGGGCCGAGCGGTTGGCGAAGAGGATCTGGGAGTCCTGGGCCTGCACGGTCATGCCCAGCCCGAGGCCGTCCATCAGTTCCAGGGCGACCTCAAGCGGATCACGCGCCGCGTGCAGATGGATCAGCGCGGCCCCCGGCCCGGCCGGCGCGACCGTGACCAGACCCGGCGAGGCCGAATCGGGCAGGCGCACCGGGACGTGCCCGGTCTCGCCGTGAAAGGCCTGGCGCAGGGCCTCCTGGACGCGCGGCAGGCTCTCGGGGTGGACGAGTTCCGTCCAGTCCTGCGCGCCGCCCACCTGCGCCAGCCGGGCACGCGCCGCCGCGTTCAGCACCAGCGAACCGTCCATGTGCGCCAGCGCCACGGGGCTGGGCAGGGCCTGGAGCAGCGCCGCCGCGTCTGCCAGGGCAAACCCGGTGGAAGAGAAAGTCATACCGTCACCGCTGTGCTGTCACCATCGAGCCGTCATCGTCGCGCTGTCACCGCTGTGCTGCTGTCCCTGGGCTGCTACTGCTCAGCCGCGCAGAGCGTAGCCCACGCCGCGCACCGTGCGGAGCAGGCCGTAGCCGTCCAGATCGCGCAGCTTGGCGCGCAGATTGGCCATATGCACGTCCACCACGTTGCTGCCCTCGGGCAGACGGCCCTGCCAGATCTCCTGGCCGATCTCCTGGCGCGAGTAGACGCGGCCAGGCTGGCGGATCAGCAGCGCCAGGATGTCGAACTCCTTGGGCGAGAGCCGCAGCTCCTCGGTCTTGTAGGTCACCAGGCGCTTTTGCGGGTCGAGGGTCAGGTCGCCCATGCTCAGGCTCTCGGTGGTGCGCTGCCGGAGCTGCACCTTCACGCGCGCCAGCAGTTCGTCCGGGTGGAAGGGCTTGATCAGGTAGTCGTCGGCGCCCAGGCCCAGCAACCTGACCTTCTCCTCGACCGTGTCGCGGGCGGTCAGCACGATGATCGGCACGGCGCTGTTCTTGCGCAGCCGCTGCACCACGTCGCCACCGTCGAAATCCGGCAGGCCGAGGTCGAGCAGGATCAGCGTCGGATGATCCTCGCGGGCCTTGATCAGCCCGTTCATGGCCGAATCGGCGTGCTCGACGTCGTAGCCGGCATCGGTCAGATCCATTCTGAGGACATTCGCAATGTCCTGGTCGTCTTCAATCACGAGAATCCGTTGAGTGGTCACGTGTCCTATCATAGACGTTCATGAAGGCTTCAAAAGCGAGCAATTGTCACGGCGTCGACAACGGCTGATCTGGTAGGCGCGTCTGCAGCGCCCCTCAGGTCAGGAACAGCCGGTACGCCGCGTTCCCGCTCATGTCGGTGGCCGGGTAGCCCAGACCCGACAGGAAGGCCGCAAATTCCGCCGCGTCTGCGCCGGGCACCTGCACCCCGGCCAGCACCCGCCCGTGCGCGCTGCCGTGGTTGCGGTAGTGGAACAGGCTGATGTTCCAGCGTCCGTGCAGGTGGGTCAGGAACTCCAGCAGGGCGCCGGGCCGCTCGGGAAAGGTGAACGAATAGACCCGCTCGTCGGTGGCCTCGGGGGCACGGCCGCCGACCATGTGCCGCACGTGCACCTTCGCCAGCTCGTCTTCCGTGAGGTCCGTGACCGCGTACCCACGTGTTCTCAGCGCCGCGAGCAGTTCGCCGCGCTGCCCGGCCTGGGCGAGCTGCACCCCCACGAAGATCTGCGCCTCGGCGCGCGGCGCGTAGCGGTAGTTGAACTCGGTGATGGCCCGCGCCCCGACGACCTCGATGAATTCCCGGAAGGCGCCGGGGCGCTCGGGAATGGTCACGGCCAGGATCGCCTCGCGCTGTTCGCCGATCTCGGCGCGCTCGGCCACGTGGCGCAGGCGGTCGAAATTCACGTTGGCGCCGCAGGTCAGGGCCACCAGCGTCTCGCCGCGCAGGCTGCGCTCGGCCGCGTACTTCTTCAGGCCCGCCACCGCCAGGGCCCCGGCGGGTTCCATCACGGCGCGGGTGTCGTCGAACACGTCCTTGATCGCCGCGCAGACCTCGTCGGTGTTCACGCGCACCCAGTCGTCCACGTAACGGCGGGTCAGGTCGAAGGTGTAGGCGCCGACCATCTTGACCGCCACGCCGTCCA
It encodes:
- a CDS encoding response regulator transcription factor, which produces MTTQRILVIEDDQDIANVLRMDLTDAGYDVEHADSAMNGLIKAREDHPTLILLDLGLPDFDGGDVVQRLRKNSAVPIIVLTARDTVEEKVRLLGLGADDYLIKPFHPDELLARVKVQLRQRTTESLSMGDLTLDPQKRLVTYKTEELRLSPKEFDILALLIRQPGRVYSRQEIGQEIWQGRLPEGSNVVDVHMANLRAKLRDLDGYGLLRTVRGVGYALRG
- the ilvA gene encoding threonine ammonia-lyase, biosynthetic, coding for MLQTKNFKPGELDAMDVLRLALTSKVYGAAIETPVSETPGLSERTGNRVLLKREDLQPIFSFKLRGAYNKMAQLSAEERARGVICASAGNHAQGVAFAAQQLGLRAVIVMPATTPEIKVGACRARGAEVVLHGDSFSDAEAHALGLQAALGLTPVHPYDDPLVLAGQGTVALELLRQVETGNGYTVFVPVGGGGLIAGVASVIKALRPDIRVVGVEPDDSDAMYQSLQAGERVRLDTVGIFVDGVAVKMVGAYTFDLTRRYVDDWVRVNTDEVCAAIKDVFDDTRAVMEPAGALAVAGLKKYAAERSLRGETLVALTCGANVNFDRLRHVAERAEIGEQREAILAVTIPERPGAFREFIEVVGARAITEFNYRYAPRAEAQIFVGVQLAQAGQRGELLAALRTRGYAVTDLTEDELAKVHVRHMVGGRAPEATDERVYSFTFPERPGALLEFLTHLHGRWNISLFHYRNHGSAHGRVLAGVQVPGADAAEFAAFLSGLGYPATDMSGNAAYRLFLT